The genomic region CATTAAAAATATTAAAGGTGATGCTCCGTAATCGTCAAGCGACATTACTGGAGGCGCGTGAGGGAATCGAACCCCCGTACGAAGCTTTGCAGGCTCCTGCCTAACCACTCGGCCAACGCGCCATTAACCAAAATCAAAAATGGGAAGCTTTTCAGGGCTTCCCATCGAACTTGGAGCGGGAAAGGAGGTTCGAACTCCCGACCTATACCTTGGCAAGGTATCGCTCTACCAGCTGAGCTATTCCCGCATAACAGGGCAACAGTTTAACAAACAATTGCAGACTGGGCATTATTCCCTAAGGAGGGCAAGACTTTAGTTTGGCCAGTCATAGCGAGAGCCTTGTCTTAAATGGGTCTGCCGTCTTTACTTACCCTTCTCCACTAATTGAGGCAAGGCTTTTTGCATGTAATAGAACATTGACCATAGTGTTAGGAAGGATGCAATCCATATCAGCCAAGTGCCCAGTTGCGCGCAATTTAGCCATCCAAATAAGGTGTCATTAAGCAGTAGGAAGGGGATAGCCACCAACTGTGCGGTTGTTTTCAGCTTACCGACCATATGCACTGCAACACTTTTGCCAGCCCCTAGGAGCGCCATCCATTCACGAAGTGCTGAGATCGTGATTTCACGGCCGATAATGATGAGGGCAACCCAGACCTGCACACGGTCCATATTCAAGAGCACCAACAATGCAGCAGCCACGATTAACTTATCCGCGACAGGGTCTAAAAATTGACCAAACGCAGACTCTTGTTTCATACGGCGCGCTAAAAAACCATCTAACCAATCGGTGATGGCTGCAAAGACAAAAATAATGGTCCCAATCAGATTCTTCTCAAATGGGGTCAACCAATTACCTGGTAAATAAAAGACTGCGACCAATAGCGGAATTGCGGCAACACGCAACCAGG from Polynucleobacter antarcticus harbors:
- the pgsA gene encoding CDP-diacylglycerol--glycerol-3-phosphate 3-phosphatidyltransferase is translated as MPFNLPIALTWLRVAAIPLLVAVFYLPGNWLTPFEKNLIGTIIFVFAAITDWLDGFLARRMKQESAFGQFLDPVADKLIVAAALLVLLNMDRVQVWVALIIIGREITISALREWMALLGAGKSVAVHMVGKLKTTAQLVAIPFLLLNDTLFGWLNCAQLGTWLIWIASFLTLWSMFYYMQKALPQLVEKGK